The following are from one region of the Klebsiella aerogenes genome:
- the surE gene encoding 5'/3'-nucleotidase SurE produces the protein MRILLSNDDGIHAPGIQTLAKALREFAEVQVVAPDRNRSGASNSLTLESSLRTFTFENGDIAVQMGTPTDCVYLGVNALMRPRPDIVVSGINAGPNLGDDVIYSGTVAAAMEGRHLGFPALAVSLNGYQHYDTAAAITCTILRALSREPLRTGRILNINVPDLPLDQIKGIRVTRCGNRHPADQVIPQKDPRGNTLYWIGPPGDKRDAGPGTDFAAVDEGYVSVTPLHVDLTAHQAHEVVTDWLSRVGVDTQW, from the coding sequence ATGCGAATATTGCTGAGTAACGATGACGGGATTCATGCACCGGGGATCCAAACCCTGGCCAAGGCCTTACGCGAATTTGCTGAGGTCCAGGTTGTTGCACCCGATCGTAATCGCAGCGGAGCCTCGAATTCGCTAACGCTGGAATCCTCCCTACGCACTTTCACCTTTGAAAATGGCGATATCGCCGTCCAGATGGGGACGCCAACCGATTGCGTCTATCTGGGCGTGAACGCTCTGATGCGTCCGCGTCCGGACATCGTCGTTTCCGGTATAAACGCCGGGCCTAATCTTGGTGATGACGTCATCTATTCCGGTACCGTCGCGGCGGCGATGGAAGGCCGCCATCTTGGTTTTCCGGCCCTTGCCGTGTCGCTAAACGGTTATCAGCACTATGACACCGCGGCGGCGATTACCTGCACCATTCTGCGTGCCCTCAGCCGCGAGCCGTTGCGTACCGGGCGGATCCTCAACATTAATGTCCCGGACCTGCCGCTCGATCAAATCAAGGGCATTCGCGTGACTCGCTGCGGCAACCGTCATCCGGCCGATCAGGTGATCCCGCAAAAAGATCCGCGCGGCAATACGTTGTACTGGATTGGTCCGCCGGGCGATAAGCGCGATGCCGGGCCGGGGACCGATTTTGCCGCAGTGGATGAAGGTTATGTGTCCGTGACGCCATTGCACGTCGATTTAACCGCCCATCAGGCACATGAGGTGGTCACCGATTGGTTATCTCGCGTCGGGGTTGATACGCAATGGTAA
- a CDS encoding MFS transporter: MTYRHKVAAVFLLGFFLDLINMFIASIAFPDMSRALDVSVSQLAWVSNAYIIGLTLMVPFSAWLSQRVGAKRLFLFSLMLFSGGTLAAGLSQSIDALVFWRAIQGMGGGLLIPLGQALTWQLYQPHERAKLSAAVMLVGLLAPACSPALGGLLVQAFSWRWVFFASLPLALLTFILAARWLSNSASAARPARFLHLPLLADPLLRFAMLVYLCVPGMFIGVNVVGMFYLQRVTGMSPSAIGSLMLPWSLASFAAIAFTGRYFNRLGPRPLIIVGCLLQAAGILLLLMVSPHSATALLVLAFTLMGAGGSLCSSTAQSSAFLNTANPDMPDASALWSLNRQLSFFAGSALLALLLSAYPPTFAWHGVFISAAAITLLPLVGCLGVNNRAIVNRLQSNLEKT; this comes from the coding sequence ATGACGTATCGCCATAAAGTCGCAGCTGTATTTCTGCTCGGCTTTTTCCTCGACTTAATCAACATGTTTATCGCCAGCATTGCGTTTCCAGACATGAGCCGCGCGCTGGACGTCTCCGTCTCGCAGCTGGCGTGGGTCAGCAACGCCTATATTATCGGCCTGACGTTAATGGTGCCGTTCAGCGCCTGGTTGAGCCAGCGCGTCGGGGCGAAACGGCTGTTTTTATTCTCGCTGATGCTGTTTAGCGGCGGCACGCTAGCGGCGGGACTTTCCCAATCGATCGACGCGCTGGTTTTCTGGCGCGCGATTCAGGGCATGGGTGGTGGTTTGTTAATCCCACTGGGCCAGGCGTTGACCTGGCAACTGTATCAACCGCACGAACGGGCGAAACTGTCCGCCGCAGTGATGCTGGTCGGCCTGCTGGCGCCTGCCTGTTCACCAGCGCTGGGTGGCCTGCTAGTACAAGCCTTCAGCTGGCGCTGGGTCTTTTTCGCCAGCCTGCCGCTGGCTCTGCTCACCTTCATCCTTGCCGCCAGATGGCTGAGCAATAGCGCCAGCGCCGCCCGCCCTGCCCGCTTTTTACATCTGCCGTTACTGGCCGACCCGCTGTTGCGGTTTGCTATGCTGGTCTATCTTTGCGTTCCGGGGATGTTTATTGGCGTCAACGTCGTCGGCATGTTTTATCTACAACGCGTCACCGGGATGTCGCCGTCGGCTATCGGCTCGTTAATGCTGCCCTGGTCGCTGGCGTCGTTCGCGGCGATCGCCTTTACCGGCCGATATTTCAATCGTCTGGGGCCGCGACCGCTGATTATCGTCGGTTGTTTGCTGCAGGCCGCCGGGATCCTGCTACTGTTAATGGTCAGTCCGCACAGCGCAACGGCGTTGCTGGTGTTGGCCTTTACGCTCATGGGCGCTGGTGGCAGCCTGTGCAGCAGTACCGCGCAAAGCAGCGCGTTTCTTAACACGGCAAACCCGGATATGCCTGACGCCAGTGCGCTGTGGAGCCTCAACCGCCAGCTCAGTTTTTTCGCCGGCAGCGCGCTGCTGGCGCTGCTGCTGAGCGCATATCCGCCAACATTCGCCTGGCATGGCGTGTTTATCAGCGCCGCCGCCATTACCCTACTGCCGCTGGTCGGTTGTCTGGGAGTCAACAACCGGGCGATCGTCAATCGCCTGCAGTCTAACCTGGAGAAAACATGA
- the truD gene encoding tRNA pseudouridine(13) synthase TruD → MIAFDDLTWLHGKPLSQGRLKANPEDFLVVEDLGFEPDGEGEHVLVRILKNGCNTRFVADALAKFLKIHAREVSFAGQKDKHAVTEQWLCARVPGKEMPDLSKFQLEGCQVLEYARHKRKLRLGALKGNQFTLILREISDRDDVEKRLQAIVGGGVPNYFGAQRFGIGGSNLQGALRWAESEAPVRDRNKRSFWLSAARSALFNQQVGIRLKKPEFNQVVDGDALQLAGRGSWFVATAEERAELQARVDNRELMITAALPGSGEWGSQREALAAEQAAVAEETQLQALLVREKVEAARRAMLLYPQQLCWNWWDDVTVELRFWLPAGSFATSVVRELINTTGDYANIAE, encoded by the coding sequence ATGATCGCGTTTGATGACCTGACCTGGTTGCACGGCAAGCCGCTCAGCCAGGGGCGACTGAAGGCCAATCCGGAAGATTTTCTGGTGGTCGAAGATCTCGGCTTTGAGCCTGACGGCGAAGGCGAGCACGTCTTAGTACGAATTCTGAAAAATGGCTGTAATACGCGATTTGTCGCCGACGCGCTGGCTAAATTCCTTAAAATCCATGCGCGCGAAGTCAGCTTTGCCGGGCAAAAGGATAAGCATGCGGTCACCGAACAGTGGCTGTGCGCCCGCGTACCGGGCAAAGAGATGCCGGATCTGAGCAAATTCCAGCTGGAAGGTTGTCAGGTACTTGAGTACGCTCGCCATAAACGCAAGCTGCGTTTAGGGGCGTTAAAAGGCAACCAATTCACGCTGATCCTGCGTGAAATCAGCGACCGTGACGATGTCGAAAAGCGTCTGCAAGCGATTGTCGGCGGCGGCGTGCCGAACTATTTCGGCGCTCAGCGTTTCGGTATTGGCGGCAGTAACCTGCAGGGCGCGCTGCGCTGGGCCGAAAGCGAGGCACCGGTGCGCGATCGCAATAAACGCAGTTTTTGGTTGTCGGCGGCCCGTAGCGCGTTGTTTAATCAGCAAGTCGGAATTAGATTAAAAAAACCGGAATTTAATCAGGTTGTTGATGGCGATGCGCTACAATTAGCGGGGCGCGGGAGCTGGTTTGTCGCAACGGCTGAAGAGCGGGCGGAATTGCAGGCGCGGGTTGATAACCGTGAACTGATGATTACCGCTGCGCTACCGGGCAGCGGCGAGTGGGGGAGTCAGCGCGAAGCGCTGGCCGCCGAGCAAGCCGCGGTGGCAGAAGAAACGCAGCTACAGGCGTTGCTGGTACGTGAAAAAGTCGAAGCGGCGCGCCGCGCGATGCTGCTCTATCCGCAGCAGCTGTGCTGGAACTGGTGGGATGATGTCACTGTTGAACTGCGTTTCTGGCTGCCTGCAGGAAGTTTTGCCACCAGCGTGGTAAGGGAACTTATCAATACAACGGGTGACTATGCGAATATTGCTGAGTAA
- a CDS encoding LysR substrate-binding domain-containing protein, translating to MLNLQRVTMFVAVVDAGSFTAAAAALGQTKAVVSFNVRQLESELGVTLLLRSTRRLTLTEAGAVFYQRGVELLKAAENLQDEVRASHAGLSGELRITSTPEYGAQVIIPALAEFARRHPALRVRHVSSSHHADLISERFDVAIRLGTLADSRYRAACISRFAILAVASPGWLDNHPLHTLADLAQAEWIIHERLATPLRWQLQTTGGEPIAFEITQPPRISADSARALMGFALAGSGVALLPEWLVAEAIARQELVRVLPEYAFPPQGIYAIYPDAQHVPTKVRTFIDFLHERMA from the coding sequence ATGCTAAACCTGCAGCGCGTGACCATGTTTGTCGCCGTCGTGGATGCCGGGAGTTTTACCGCCGCGGCGGCGGCGCTGGGGCAAACGAAAGCGGTGGTGAGTTTTAACGTCCGCCAGCTGGAGAGTGAGCTGGGGGTGACGCTGCTTCTACGCTCAACGCGTCGTTTAACCCTCACTGAAGCCGGAGCGGTGTTTTATCAGCGCGGCGTTGAGTTGCTGAAAGCGGCGGAGAACTTACAGGATGAAGTGCGTGCCAGCCACGCCGGGTTAAGTGGCGAGCTGCGGATCACCAGTACCCCGGAATATGGTGCGCAGGTGATTATTCCGGCACTGGCTGAGTTCGCCCGGCGTCATCCCGCGCTGCGGGTGCGCCACGTTTCCTCATCGCATCATGCGGATTTAATCTCTGAACGCTTTGATGTCGCTATTCGTCTCGGCACGCTGGCCGACTCCCGTTACCGTGCGGCGTGCATCTCACGCTTTGCTATTTTAGCGGTCGCCTCGCCGGGGTGGCTGGATAATCACCCGTTGCATACGCTTGCTGATTTGGCGCAGGCCGAATGGATAATCCACGAGCGGCTGGCGACGCCGCTGCGCTGGCAATTGCAGACTACTGGGGGAGAACCCATCGCCTTTGAAATTACGCAGCCGCCGAGGATTTCGGCCGATAGCGCGAGGGCGTTGATGGGTTTTGCGCTGGCGGGAAGCGGGGTGGCGCTGCTGCCGGAATGGCTGGTGGCGGAAGCCATTGCCCGTCAGGAACTGGTGCGAGTGCTGCCGGAGTACGCTTTTCCACCGCAGGGAATCTATGCCATCTACCCGGACGCGCAGCATGTGCCGACGAAGGTCCGGACATTCATTGATTTTCTACATGAACGAATGGCTTAG
- the cysC gene encoding adenylyl-sulfate kinase, with translation MARHDENVVWHAHPVTQQQREQHHGHRGVVLWFTGLSGSGKSTVAGALEEALHELGVSTYLLDGDNVRHGLCSDLGFSDDDRKENIRRVGEVAKLMVDAGLVVLTAFISPHRAERQMVRERLGEGRFVEVFVDTPLAICEARDPKGLYKKARAGELRNFTGIDSVYESPEKAEIHLDGEQLVTNLVHQLLDLLRQSDIIRS, from the coding sequence ATGGCCCGGCATGACGAAAATGTCGTCTGGCATGCGCATCCCGTGACCCAGCAGCAGCGCGAGCAGCATCACGGCCATCGCGGCGTGGTGCTGTGGTTTACCGGCCTTTCGGGGTCCGGTAAATCTACCGTTGCCGGGGCACTGGAAGAGGCGCTGCACGAGCTTGGCGTCAGCACCTACCTGCTTGATGGCGATAATGTGCGTCACGGGCTGTGCAGCGATCTGGGATTCAGTGACGACGATCGCAAAGAGAACATTCGCCGCGTCGGTGAAGTCGCTAAGCTGATGGTCGATGCCGGGCTGGTTGTATTGACGGCGTTTATATCTCCGCATCGTGCGGAACGGCAGATGGTTCGTGAGCGTTTGGGTGAAGGGCGCTTTGTCGAAGTGTTCGTCGATACCCCGCTGGCTATATGCGAGGCGCGGGATCCGAAAGGATTGTATAAGAAGGCGCGGGCAGGGGAATTACGCAATTTCACCGGCATTGATTCGGTTTATGAATCCCCGGAAAAGGCGGAAATTCATCTGGATGGTGAACAATTGGTAACAAATTTGGTGCACCAACTATTAGACCTGCTACGACAGAGCGATATTATCAGATCCTGA
- the nlpD gene encoding murein hydrolase activator NlpD, translated as MSAGSPKFTVSRIAALSLVSLWLAGCTNTNNPPAPVSSAGGAASSSTNSGMLITPPSSGVQPVPQVQPIQPVQTQPQPTQIQPMAQQPVQTVNGKIVYNRKYGDIPKGSYTGGSTYTVKRGDTLFYIAWVTGNDFRDLAERNNVPAPYALNVGQVLQVGNSAGQPITGENPVSQASAQASVGATAATTSAQKSTAVVASQPTITYSESSGEQSATKMLPNNKPATTTSTVVAPVTAPSTVSTTQPTASSTSTSSPISSWRWPTDGKVIENFSGAEGGNKGIDIAGSKGQAIVATADGRVVYAGNALRGYGNLIIIKHNDDYLSAYAHNDTMLVREQQEVKAGQKIATMGSTGTSSTRLHFEIRYKGKSVNPLQYLPQR; from the coding sequence ATGAGCGCGGGAAGCCCAAAATTTACCGTAAGCCGTATTGCGGCGTTATCACTGGTTTCACTCTGGTTGGCCGGGTGTACAAATACCAATAATCCGCCTGCGCCGGTGAGCTCGGCGGGGGGCGCTGCTTCCTCCAGCACCAATTCCGGGATGCTGATTACACCGCCATCCTCTGGCGTGCAGCCAGTTCCTCAGGTTCAGCCGATTCAACCGGTTCAGACCCAGCCGCAGCCGACGCAGATTCAGCCGATGGCGCAGCAGCCGGTTCAGACGGTGAACGGCAAGATCGTTTACAACCGTAAGTATGGCGATATTCCGAAAGGCAGTTATACCGGCGGCAGCACCTATACCGTTAAACGCGGCGACACCCTGTTCTATATCGCATGGGTTACCGGCAACGATTTCCGCGACCTCGCCGAACGCAACAATGTCCCGGCGCCGTACGCACTGAATGTCGGCCAGGTGCTGCAGGTAGGCAACTCCGCAGGCCAGCCAATCACCGGAGAGAACCCGGTTTCACAGGCCAGCGCGCAGGCAAGCGTAGGTGCGACGGCCGCCACAACTTCTGCACAAAAATCGACCGCAGTGGTTGCGTCACAACCGACTATTACGTATTCTGAATCTTCAGGTGAACAGAGTGCTACGAAGATGTTGCCGAACAATAAACCAGCAACCACGACCTCGACAGTGGTCGCGCCGGTTACGGCCCCATCAACCGTTAGCACAACCCAACCGACTGCAAGCAGTACGTCAACCAGTTCGCCGATCTCCTCATGGCGCTGGCCGACTGATGGCAAGGTTATCGAGAACTTTAGCGGCGCAGAAGGCGGCAATAAAGGCATCGACATTGCAGGCAGTAAAGGACAGGCTATCGTCGCGACCGCTGATGGGCGCGTCGTCTATGCCGGTAACGCACTGCGCGGTTACGGTAATCTTATTATCATCAAACACAACGATGATTACCTGAGTGCCTACGCTCATAACGATACCATGCTGGTTCGGGAGCAACAGGAAGTCAAAGCGGGGCAGAAAATCGCTACCATGGGTAGCACCGGAACCAGCTCAACAAGATTACATTTTGAAATTCGTTACAAGGGGAAATCCGTCAACCCGCTGCAGTACTTACCGCAGCGATAA
- the ispD gene encoding 2-C-methyl-D-erythritol 4-phosphate cytidylyltransferase, producing the protein MAATFPGVCAVVPAAGFGRRMQTECPKQYLSIGNKTILEHAVAALLANDRVQRVVIAVSPGDIRFSQLPLASHPQVTVVDGGAERADSVLAGLKALPDAQWVLVHDAARPCLHQDDLTRLLALSATSRVGGILASPVRDTMKRAEPGKTAIAHTVERNDLWHALTPQFFPRELLFDCLTRALDEGAIITDEASALEYCGFHPELVAGRADNIKVTRPEDLALAEFYLTRSRHQEKA; encoded by the coding sequence ATGGCAGCCACTTTTCCGGGCGTTTGCGCCGTGGTGCCGGCAGCCGGTTTTGGCCGCCGTATGCAAACGGAATGCCCGAAACAATATCTCTCAATCGGTAACAAAACGATTCTCGAACATGCGGTCGCCGCGCTGCTGGCGAACGATCGCGTTCAGCGGGTGGTGATTGCCGTCAGTCCCGGCGATATCCGCTTTAGTCAGCTTCCCTTAGCCAGTCATCCGCAGGTCACCGTTGTTGACGGCGGCGCCGAGCGCGCTGATTCAGTGCTGGCGGGGCTGAAGGCGTTGCCGGATGCGCAATGGGTGCTGGTGCACGATGCCGCGCGCCCGTGCCTGCATCAGGACGATCTCACGCGCCTGCTGGCGCTGAGCGCGACCAGCCGCGTCGGCGGTATTCTGGCGTCGCCGGTGCGTGACACCATGAAGCGCGCCGAACCGGGTAAAACCGCGATCGCCCACACCGTCGAGCGTAATGACCTGTGGCATGCGCTGACGCCGCAATTTTTCCCTCGTGAACTGCTGTTTGACTGCCTGACGCGCGCGCTTGATGAAGGCGCGATCATCACCGATGAAGCGTCGGCGCTGGAGTACTGTGGCTTCCATCCCGAATTGGTCGCCGGACGAGCTGATAATATTAAAGTGACGCGCCCGGAAGATCTGGCGCTGGCCGAATTTTACCTAACCCGTTCCCGACACCAGGAGAAGGCATAA
- a CDS encoding protein-L-isoaspartate(D-aspartate) O-methyltransferase — MVSKRVESLLNQLRTQGIVDERVLEAIAQVPREKFVDEAFEHKAWENTALPIGQGQTISQPYMVARMTELLALTPDSRVLEIGTGSGYQTAILAHLVHHVCSVERIKSLQWQARRRLKQLDLHNVSTRHGDGWQGWQARAPFDAIIVTAAPPEIPAALMAQLDEGGVLVLPVGEEHQYLKRIRRRGSEFVIDTVEAVRFVPLVRGELA; from the coding sequence ATGGTAAGTAAACGTGTTGAAAGTTTGTTGAATCAACTGCGCACTCAGGGCATCGTCGATGAACGAGTCCTTGAGGCGATCGCGCAAGTTCCGCGCGAAAAGTTCGTTGATGAAGCCTTTGAACATAAGGCATGGGAAAACACCGCGCTGCCGATTGGCCAGGGGCAAACTATTTCGCAGCCTTATATGGTGGCGCGAATGACGGAGCTTCTGGCGCTGACGCCGGACTCAAGGGTGCTGGAAATCGGTACCGGCTCGGGCTATCAGACGGCGATTCTGGCGCACCTTGTGCACCACGTCTGCTCGGTAGAGCGGATTAAGAGCCTGCAGTGGCAGGCGCGTCGCCGTCTTAAACAACTTGATTTACATAATGTTTCAACCCGTCACGGCGATGGATGGCAGGGTTGGCAGGCTCGCGCGCCTTTTGACGCGATTATCGTCACTGCCGCGCCGCCGGAAATTCCGGCCGCGCTGATGGCGCAACTCGATGAAGGCGGCGTGCTGGTTTTACCGGTGGGCGAAGAGCATCAGTACTTGAAACGCATCCGTCGTCGCGGTAGCGAATTTGTCATCGATACCGTCGAAGCCGTTCGCTTTGTTCCTCTCGTCAGAGGGGAACTGGCCTGA
- a CDS encoding DUF3561 family protein, with translation MRNTQNISIIRSEPPSAASDETTWSLSGAAVGFISWLLALGIPFLIYGGNTLFFLLYTWPFFLAIMPVAVVVGIALHSLLNGKLLYSVCATILIVGLMFGLLFLWLLG, from the coding sequence ATGCGCAATACCCAGAACATCAGTATTATCCGTTCAGAACCGCCTTCGGCGGCCAGCGACGAGACCACATGGTCCTTGTCGGGCGCTGCCGTGGGCTTTATTTCATGGCTGCTGGCGCTGGGTATTCCCTTCCTTATCTACGGCGGTAACACGCTCTTTTTCCTCCTCTATACCTGGCCGTTCTTCCTTGCCATCATGCCGGTCGCCGTGGTGGTCGGCATTGCGCTACATTCATTACTGAACGGTAAACTTCTTTACAGCGTTTGCGCGACGATTTTAATCGTCGGCCTAATGTTTGGTCTGCTGTTCCTCTGGTTGTTGGGATAG
- a CDS encoding MarR family transcriptional regulator, with protein MELRNEAFHLLRQLFQQHTARWQHELPELTKPQYAVMRSVAEHPGIEQVTLIEAAVSTKATLAEMLSRMENRGLVRREHDPSDKRRRFVYLTDEGQALLANSMPQGNRVDEEFLSRLDDDERAQFSRLVMKMMERKTAD; from the coding sequence ATGGAGTTACGTAACGAGGCTTTCCACCTTCTGCGCCAGCTGTTTCAACAGCATACCGCACGCTGGCAGCATGAATTACCGGAACTGACCAAACCGCAATATGCGGTAATGCGTTCGGTAGCCGAACATCCAGGGATCGAGCAGGTCACGCTTATCGAAGCGGCGGTCAGCACCAAGGCAACGCTGGCGGAGATGCTGAGCAGGATGGAAAACCGCGGTCTGGTACGCCGCGAGCACGATCCCTCCGATAAACGCCGCCGCTTTGTCTATCTGACGGACGAAGGCCAGGCGCTGTTGGCAAACTCAATGCCACAGGGGAATCGTGTCGATGAGGAGTTCTTAAGCCGCCTCGACGATGATGAGCGTGCGCAGTTCTCCCGGTTGGTGATGAAGATGATGGAACGAAAAACGGCGGACTAA
- the rpoS gene encoding RNA polymerase sigma factor RpoS gives MSQNTLKVHDLNEDAEFDENGMEVFDEKTLVEEEPSDSDLAEEELLSQGATQRVLDATQLYLGEIGYSPLLTAEEEVYFARRALRGDVASRRRMIESNLRLVVKIARRYSNRGLALLDLIEEGNLGLIRAVEKFDPERGFRFSTYATWWIRQTIERAIMNQTRTIRLPIHIVKELNVYLRTARELSHKLDHEPSAEEIAEQLDKPVDDVSRMLRLNERITSVDTPLGGDSEKALLDILADEKDNGPEDTTQDDDMKQSIVKWLFELNAKQREVLARRFGLLGYEAATLEDVGREIGLTRERVRQIQVEGLRRLREILQGQGLNIEALFRE, from the coding sequence ATGAGTCAGAATACGCTGAAAGTTCATGATTTAAATGAAGACGCGGAATTTGATGAGAACGGAATGGAGGTTTTCGACGAGAAAACCTTAGTAGAAGAGGAACCCAGTGATAGCGATCTGGCTGAGGAGGAGCTGCTGTCGCAAGGCGCTACCCAGCGCGTTCTCGACGCGACGCAACTGTATCTTGGTGAGATTGGTTATTCCCCGCTGCTGACGGCCGAAGAAGAAGTTTATTTCGCCCGTCGCGCGCTACGTGGAGATGTTGCTTCACGCCGCCGCATGATTGAAAGCAACCTGCGTCTGGTGGTGAAGATTGCCCGTCGTTACAGCAATCGTGGTCTGGCTCTGCTGGATCTGATTGAAGAAGGTAACCTCGGTCTGATCCGCGCAGTTGAGAAGTTTGACCCGGAACGTGGGTTCCGTTTTTCAACCTACGCAACCTGGTGGATCCGCCAAACGATTGAACGGGCGATCATGAACCAAACCCGCACCATTCGTTTACCTATCCACATTGTTAAAGAGCTGAACGTGTATCTGCGTACCGCGCGCGAGTTGTCCCATAAACTGGACCATGAGCCAAGCGCGGAAGAGATAGCGGAACAGCTGGATAAACCGGTTGATGACGTTAGCCGTATGCTGCGTCTGAACGAGCGCATTACCTCAGTGGATACCCCGCTGGGTGGTGACTCGGAAAAAGCGCTGCTGGATATCCTGGCCGATGAAAAAGACAACGGCCCGGAAGACACCACGCAGGACGATGACATGAAACAGAGCATCGTCAAATGGCTGTTCGAACTGAACGCCAAACAGCGTGAGGTACTGGCACGTCGTTTTGGGCTGCTGGGTTACGAAGCCGCAACGCTTGAAGATGTGGGTCGTGAAATCGGCCTGACCCGCGAACGCGTGCGTCAGATTCAGGTTGAAGGCCTGCGCCGCCTGCGGGAGATCCTGCAAGGACAGGGGCTCAACATCGAGGCGCTATTCCGCGAATAA
- the ftsB gene encoding cell division protein FtsB translates to MGKLTLLLLALLVWLQYSLWFGKNGLHDYSRVNDDVSAQQATNAKLKARNDQLFAEIDDLNGGQEAIEERARNELSMTRPGETFYRLVPDASKRNQGSGQNNR, encoded by the coding sequence ATGGGTAAATTAACGCTGCTATTATTAGCTTTGCTGGTCTGGCTACAGTACTCGCTGTGGTTCGGCAAAAATGGTTTGCACGACTATAGCCGGGTTAATGACGATGTCTCCGCACAGCAGGCTACGAACGCCAAATTAAAAGCGCGCAACGATCAGCTTTTCGCCGAAATTGACGACCTCAATGGCGGTCAGGAAGCGATCGAAGAACGCGCACGCAATGAACTCAGCATGACCCGCCCGGGCGAAACGTTCTATCGTCTGGTGCCGGACGCATCAAAACGTAATCAGGGTTCAGGGCAGAATAATCGATAA
- a CDS encoding DUF4440 domain-containing protein has protein sequence MNPWIQEVIDAHVIIERWLGRNEGSAQALMDRFAAEFTMIPISGAQMDYPTVSGFFHSAGGSRPGLNIVVDHAQVVSEWHDGGAVLYRETQTLPEQGETVRWSTAIFQRIEGKIVWRHLQETRIS, from the coding sequence ATGAACCCATGGATCCAAGAAGTTATCGATGCCCACGTCATCATTGAACGCTGGCTTGGCCGGAACGAAGGCAGCGCACAGGCGCTGATGGACCGCTTCGCCGCCGAATTTACGATGATCCCTATCAGCGGTGCGCAAATGGATTACCCGACGGTGAGCGGCTTTTTCCACAGCGCTGGCGGTAGTCGCCCGGGGTTAAACATCGTAGTTGATCATGCGCAAGTCGTGAGCGAGTGGCATGACGGCGGCGCGGTACTGTACCGCGAAACGCAAACTCTGCCGGAACAAGGCGAGACCGTGCGCTGGTCAACAGCTATTTTTCAGCGCATCGAAGGGAAAATCGTCTGGCGCCATCTGCAGGAAACTCGCATCAGCTAG
- the ispF gene encoding 2-C-methyl-D-erythritol 2,4-cyclodiphosphate synthase — protein MRIGHGFDVHAFGGEGPIIIGGVRIPYEKGLLAHSDGDVALHALTDALLGAAALGDIGKLFPDTDPAFKGADSRALLREAWRRIQAKGYTLGNVDVTIIAQAPKMLPHIPQMRVFIAEDLGCHMDDVNVKATTTEKLGFTGRGEGIACEAVALLRKAAQ, from the coding sequence ATGCGAATTGGACACGGTTTTGACGTACACGCTTTTGGCGGTGAAGGCCCAATCATCATTGGCGGGGTGCGTATTCCTTATGAAAAAGGGTTGCTGGCCCATTCCGATGGCGACGTCGCGCTGCATGCGTTGACCGACGCGCTGCTCGGCGCTGCGGCGCTGGGCGATATCGGCAAATTATTCCCGGACACCGACCCGGCGTTTAAAGGCGCGGACAGCCGCGCGCTGCTGCGTGAAGCATGGCGGCGGATCCAGGCTAAGGGCTACACCCTTGGCAACGTCGATGTCACGATTATCGCCCAGGCGCCGAAAATGCTGCCGCATATCCCGCAGATGCGCGTGTTTATTGCCGAAGACCTCGGTTGCCATATGGACGACGTCAATGTGAAAGCGACCACCACCGAGAAGCTTGGCTTCACCGGCCGCGGAGAAGGCATCGCCTGTGAAGCGGTGGCGCTACTGCGTAAGGCGGCGCAATGA